One genomic window of Arachis stenosperma cultivar V10309 chromosome 10, arast.V10309.gnm1.PFL2, whole genome shotgun sequence includes the following:
- the LOC130957628 gene encoding uncharacterized protein LOC130957628, with the protein MVFEISIELSMITEVETYDITSRHYPYTVYADHQRILCINTTSSQTLSKWLTNLLKSTPKNTPVIVGVTAEHQFTKYTKRGVKDHGYDFISLCVGSHCLLYPLLQQADSYKAKQNPRPLCDFFANPRVIAVGMEIEKVKAKLEKHHGIELKKALDLRAMAVEGMKEVGEKMDLWRYNLDKLAKTVLGKHFDVVRPEEKLDWYDEESSCCYYNVYTDEKTMFITIDTYLCYLIGFELHGMIHGHEAGKSQDSSKSKKNVNKKNNS; encoded by the coding sequence ATGGTTTTCGAGATCAGCATTGAACTCAGCATGATCACCGAAGTCGAGACTTACGACATCACTTCCCGCCATTATCCTTACACTGTTTATGCCGACCACCAACGCATCCTCTGCATCAACACCACCTCTTCCCAAACGCTCTCCAAGTGGCTTACCAACCTTCTCAAGTCCACTCCCAAAAACACCCCGGTCATCGTGGGTGTAACCGCCGAGCACCAATTTACCAAGTACACCAAGCGCGGCGTCAAGGACCACGGCTACGACTTCATCTCCCTCTGCGTTGGCTCTCACTGCCTCCTCTACCCTCTTCTCCAACAAGCCGACTCTTACAAAGCGAAGCAAAACCCTAGGCCCCTCTGCGACTTCTTCGCTAACCCTAGGGTTATCGCGGTGGGAATGGAGATCGAAAAGGTGAAGGCAAAGCTAGAGAAGCACCACGGGATCGAGCTGAAGAAGGCGTTGGACCTTAGGGCGATGGCGGTGGAAGGGATGAAGGAGGTAGGGGAGAAGATGGATCTGTGGCGGTATAATCTTGACAAGTTGGCGAAGACAGTGCTGGGGAAGCACTTTGACGTGGTGAGGCCGGAAGAGAAGCTGGACTGGTACGATGAAGAAAGCTCGTGCTGTTATTATAATGTGTATACGGATGAGAAGACAATGTTCATCACCATTGATACTTATCTTTGTTACCTCATTGGTTTCGAGCTTCATGGTATGATCCATGGACATGAAGCGGGTAAGAGCCAAGATTCTAGTAAGTCGAAGAAGAATGTCAACAAGAAGAATAACTCATGA